GACAGCTCCGCGTACGCGAAAGGACGCTCCATGAGCAATGATCCGATTCCTGACCGGCCCGCAGTACCCACCCCCGTGGCGCACACACCCCCGCCCGGCCCGTCGACGGGGGTCAAGCTCGCCGCCGAGGCCATGGGCACCTTCGTGCTCGTCTTCGGCGCTCTCAGCACCGCCCTGTTCGCCTCCGACTTCGGCACCGGCGCGAACGGCAGCTCGCTGGGCGTCGGCTTCCTCGGTGTCGCACTCGCCTTCGGCCTGACCGTCCTGGTCGGCGTGTACGCGTGGGGTCCGATCTCGGGTGGCCACTTCAACCCTGCCGTCACGCTGGGCCTGGCCGCCGCCGGCCGGTTCGCGTGGAAGGACACGATCGGCTACATCATCGCGCAGATCGTGGGCGGCGCCGTCGGGACCACCCTGATCGTGCTGATCGGCATGTTCGGCCCGACCGGCTGGCTGTCGTCCGCACAGGACTCCGGCTTCGCGAGCAACGGCTTCGACGAGCACTCCCCCGGCGGGTTCGGCCTGGGCGCGGCGATCACGGCCGAGATCCTGTTCACCGCGATCTTCGTGCTCGTGATCCTGGGCGTCACGCACAAGACCCGCGGCACGGCGAACGCGGGAATCGCCATCGGTCTGACGCTCACGTTGATCCACCTGGCATCCATCCCCATCGACAACACGTCGGTGAACCCGGCGCGCTCGATCGCGGCGGCCATCTACGGCGGTGTCGACGCCCTCGGGCAGCTGTGGGTGTTCATCGTGTTCCCGATCGTCGGCGCGCTGCTGGCCGGGTTCCTGCAGAAGGCGCTCTTCGACAGCCGCGCCGCCGCCTGACCTCGCACGACGGAAGATGGCCCTGCTCCCCCCAGAGGGAGCAGGGCCATCGGCTTGCGTAC
This DNA window, taken from Microbacterium invictum, encodes the following:
- the aqpZ gene encoding aquaporin Z, which produces MSNDPIPDRPAVPTPVAHTPPPGPSTGVKLAAEAMGTFVLVFGALSTALFASDFGTGANGSSLGVGFLGVALAFGLTVLVGVYAWGPISGGHFNPAVTLGLAAAGRFAWKDTIGYIIAQIVGGAVGTTLIVLIGMFGPTGWLSSAQDSGFASNGFDEHSPGGFGLGAAITAEILFTAIFVLVILGVTHKTRGTANAGIAIGLTLTLIHLASIPIDNTSVNPARSIAAAIYGGVDALGQLWVFIVFPIVGALLAGFLQKALFDSRAAA